Part of the Siniperca chuatsi isolate FFG_IHB_CAS linkage group LG6, ASM2008510v1, whole genome shotgun sequence genome, aaggggatcagagccgatccttgatgcagatccacctccaccttgaactcctctgtcacacctacagcacacctcaccacggtcttacagctctcatacatgtcctgcaccactctaacatacttctctgccactccagacttcctcatacaataccacagctcctctctcggcaccctgtcatacgctttctctaaatctacgaagacacaatgcaactccctatgaccttctctgtacttctccatcagcatcctcaaagcaaatactgcagctgttgtactctttctaggcatgaaaccatattgctgctcacaaatgctcacctctgcccttaggctagcttccactactctttcccacaacttcattgtatggctcatcagctttattcctctgtagttgccacagctctgcacatctcccttgttcttaaaaattggcaccagtacacttctcctccattcctcgggcatcctctcactctccaagatcttgttaaacaaactagtcagaaactctactgccacctctcctagacacttctgattattttctctattactCAATCAATCGTTATtctatgaaatatttaaaaaatagtcaaaaacagtttttgagAGATCTACAATTGTCTcttttttgtctgatcaacagtccaaaactcaaagatgtttaatttacaattacgtcaaacagagaaaaacagcaaatcttcacattagAGATGCTGGAAccaccattttttgtttttgtttgaatttttacttgagaaatgactgaaacgatttaTCATCAAAAGGGTGCCGATTAATTACCTATCAGTCTACTAATGGataaatcgactaattgtttcagctctactttgcAGGTCTTCCACTGAAACACCAAAAGCAAACGCATCCACAACCAAATACAAACATCTGGGACAAGCACTGTATccttaaaacatttatttttgtaataatttgtcctttttttctttttgcgtAAGTGCAAAAAATGCACCGAAAAGAGCCACCTGAGGGAAGTCTacatctttaaataaaaaaacaagcaaagtgTACATTTATAGTACAaaattctctttttaaaaaattgcacAGTttgtgtataatatatatattcataatcTCCATTTTAAACAAACGTTAAAGGCTCAGAAAGTAAACAAAATTcaccaaatgaaaaataaaaacattttttccctaGAATTTAAAGCTGAGGAAACTTGAGAccctgttttcatttgtgtccaccataaatatacatatttatatgcAAGTCTCTTTACATATAGTCTCTGTGCTAGTGTTTGACCAGACAATCAAAATTATTGCAAAGTAGTTTAGTTCTACTATAAAACATGGGGTTGGGGGTGGGAGGGATAAAAGCTTCTTTCTGCTGAAGGTTCCTTAAgttatgcaaaaaaaacaaaaaaaaaaccctgggTTTCTTTACACCCCTTTTGAATTTACTGGAATCCCTGCTTTCACAAAAGGTTTATGTTTCACAAACTGTGTGCATTCAACATTTCCATAGAACAATCCAGAACTCCAGTTTTGCTTTTTAGCGAGAACACACATTTCcctgacttcttttttttttgtttttgtttttaaactttacACAGCGGCCCTGCGCAGAGGTGGTGGTCAGCGTCGATATGGGTGGAAGCCCTGTACGTTGTGGTTCTGCCCTCTGCCGAATGCACTGGCGGCAGGCTGGGGGGCGGCGGTGGGCTGTGCTGTCGGGGCCCCGTACGAGGCCGTCGGCTGGTTGGGGTCTGCGAAGCTGTGGCCGAAGGCTGTCAGGTCCTGCCCGTACCCTGAGGAGGacgacagagagcagagagccggagagagacaggaggattTTAATGTCAGGGTCACCAGACGGTGTTTAGGGAGAAGCCTTACTGctttaaaaaggtataaaagTTTCACAATTTTAATGTTAAGGAAAAATCCACCCCCTTACCCTAACACTATACAGTGTAATCCAATTATCTTTGGTTAAATATTTTTGGGGAACAACAATTGTGCTGTCAAAGTCTACTGCATCAATCAAAATGGTTATCATGCAGCATCTACTTTATAACCAGCCTTCAATACCcatgcatttttttccctgATAATCAGTAGATAAATTTAATAGGCTGTTTTGTCTTAGcagatgttgttttatttttactttattaaatcTTGACTAGATCTAAAAAGATTTATTTCTTGTTATGGTTTGTTTGTCTATGAAGGGCTTTGATATGTGTTTGGGATAAATTGCTGTATACGTAAATTAACATTGACATACCAAACTAAATGGACCAAGAAATGCAATGTGCATTTTGAAAAAGAGTTTAAAGGTTTCATGGTGGATTTTTCCTCTAGATTCAAATACTGTATTCCGTCAATGAGCCCTTTAGTGTTgaaaattattatataaaatgttaaaatgtatagagacaaaaatgacaattccAGGGGAATTTAATAGTTtaaatttaatcatttaaaatggGCTTCATTGAGGAAGACAATCTCTAGATTCTCTTGATGATCAGTGCAACACGCACAATGTTCTTCTATTCAGACACTGGATGGCACCACCTCCCTGCAAACAGACATGGGAACCAAAGTGACACCCAGGGACGGAAACTAATCTGCATCTGAAAAAATGGCTGGTGCAACCCAAAATTAAGCAGCCACTGTCCAAGCCAAAGGACCTTTAAGGTTTGCTACCAAATGGTTGGTAGAATTTGAAAACCATTTGCAGCCATATCTTTCCAGCATCTTGCTGGTGACTGGTTATTTTCCTGCCCTGGTAACATCCAGTTAGCACTGATTTTGAAATGTCACCAATAAATACTGGAGTGGGGAACGTTATAGATAGCTGGAATGgaaagacaagagaaagaaagagaaagaaagaaaaaagggggaaaagttagaaaatacaacacatttctTTTGGGGTGCTCAAAGTGCTCCACGATCggaacaaaaataagaaatatgaaGAACAGGGAGCGGTCCCAACAGGACCGCCGACAGAAGAATCAGAAAGAAATTGGAAATTTACTGGCATCGTGTCCTCCTTTAaatcttctttcctttctcacCCCTTTAGCTATAATGTGGAGACAGTACATTGGGAAAAAACAACGGGTGAATGGACTGCTGATGCATAGGGACAACTGGACCATGAACAAATTTCAATTAGATCATCCTTTTATAATCAGCAAAGCAATGCGTAGAGAGAGAGTGGACAAAAAAGGAGGACATGGTTAGTCTTGTTATAGTAAAGCTACAGCCGCTGAGGGACATGCTTAGCGCTTCAAATGCCAATTTTCAATGTAAATTTCTTTCAAATCCACTCAGCTGATGGCACTCAGTCGATGGCTGTGTTTTACTATACTAGAGTACACGCAGTAATTTGTATGTACATGCAAAATGTACATGCAAAATACgaaacacaaagcaaaagaGGAAAAGCAGGCTGCAGCTCTATAAACACTACAGTACTGAACAAATGCTACTTTTGTGGTTGGAGAAGACGATGCTGGCACCTACCTGCACTATATCCTCCCTGCTCATCCTGACCATAACTGTGAGAAGGACGCGTTGGTCCGTAGGCAGAGGGGTCCTGAGGGTAGTTACCCAAGCCTATCAGGGAGATGAGGAGACCAGGTTGACTGAACCCAGATACTGCTGGCCGACTACTTTACATAGTTGCCCCCTTACTGAGCTAACAGAGctgtacatttatattcatttacTGCGTCTGCACTATGCTTGGAGAGGCATCACTGCTCAGCTTCATCTGGAAGTCAAACAAaattgagtgtgagtgtgtgagctaTCTGCTAGCACGCCTGACGTTTTATCATGCCAGCCTGGTCtcatgaaattttgtgaaatgtgcATGATATGCTAAGATGCAAGTAACGTGAGAAATACGTTTTCCTACCAAGAATATATTACGAGACGGAGGCAACTAGAAACAGGAGGTAGAAccataccagtggttttgcatgttgtaGTCCATAAAATATGACTTGTATATATGTCACATTGTtgccaaacattttccaaaGAATGCCATAAGTTTCTAGATTGATCTCCTATCTTCCAAGccgccattggtttccattaatttcagCATGCTGACAATCAACTTGAAACTGACTTGAAACTTGATTCATCTTTGTGTCACATTACGTTGTTTTGTGTACTCCAGTTGTGAGCACTGACCATTTTTCAAAACTTTCGGTTCTGAGTATCATGACATCAAAAGGAGTGCTAAGAGAACTCTCCTTGCTGGGTCATTCGAGGACATTTCAACATCCCACAGCTGCCAAAAAGCACTCCTATGAGCTatattgttgaaaaaaaaaatctaatctatAAAACAAACATAGACATAACTCAAAGGACAATGTGAAGTTTCTTGCATTAAAATAAGTTGCTCTTCAGCAGTCAATTCTCAAATTTCTTGAATGCACCAAGAAATTTTGATTACAAAAAAGTCAACAAAATGAGGCAATCGCGTTTCAGCtgtcacagtgtactgtaaTAAAAGTAAAGCCAGTGCCTTCCTGGAAGGTGGGAATCATTAAACTATATGGTatgcatttgaaaatgattggcattgaattaaatattaatgagttaaaacatgcaaaacgaCTGGTTTGAGCTTCACTATAACCAAATTATTTGAACTCCCTAACTCCGCATAAGCCAAACTTAGCCTTAACCGAACACAAAATGTGCTTTATTTGTCTGACCTCAACCATTTATTAATCTTACACAGGTAAAAATATCATCCAGTTCCTCCTATCGTCACATAAACATGGTGGAGGTGTGTGATTTGTGTCTACAACACCAACATCATCAGCGTTTCTAATTTTCTGctcatttcacaaaaatgtgacaCTGTGTTGCTACTACTGACTTTGATTACTGGACTAAGTGCCTGAACAGGTAGCGGACACTAAATGCAAAAAGCTGGATGGAAGATAAGCACAAGCAGGAAACACTGAACAAGATGGGCACCTGTCATGACTGACAGCGATCACGactgctgtaaatgtaaatccaGCGTGTCAAGCAGCTGTAAGCCATATCAGAAGAAAAATACCAGCCAGCCAAAAAACTGAATGAGGCCTCTGAATGAACATCTGACTCTTATCTGACTGTGTGCTTACGTGACTGAATGGGTGAATTTTGGATGAAGACCGAGCTTGTTCCTTTTCAGTGAATGCTGGTTAGTTTGCTCGATCTTCATTTTGGTTCAGAGCTGAAAACCTCCAGCTACCAACCTCCTCTTGTGCTCTCAGCATGATCTCAAACCCTTAATCCTGCatgagtatacagtatgttacagaGAAATCACATAAATTAATAAGGCACATCATTCTCTAAATTGACACTAGAGTGGCTTGattaaatgtcttatttttaagTCCCTACATGCTGACTGAAATCTGGCTGAAcgctgtccaaaggtaatattAGACTAGAGAGCAGTCCAGCTCAAAGACCACAAAGTAAAacctacactcacacacacacacacacactagtaaAAGTCTTACTTTCACAAGACTCTAATCTCATGTACTGTATCTACAAGGCAGAGGGGCAAAGTTCACATTTTGCAGAAAAGCATGCAAAGCTCCAGAGTGATAAATTGATGGACATGTTGAACAATTTTTGATAGGTAGCTTGGCAGGTTGGACATGCCTGATTCCACTAATAAGGTTTCATGGGCGTCATATTGTCATGCTGGTGCTCTTCTATTGCGATTCGTGCCAAGACCAGGAAAAGATCCAGCACAGTCATcaacagggaggaagaggaggaggtgtagGAGGGAGTAATTAAAAGGTAGGAATATTTGAACCAAGTCAAATGTCTAGTATAGTCAGTCAAGAGAAGGTTGCGCTCTCttgaaaatctaaataaaatataaatgcaaaaaaaaaaaaaaaaaacattgcacgGCAGGATGATCTAATTCAAACCTACCAAGACCTACCAATCTTTTTACCAATCCACGGCCCAGCTGAAATATGGTGAAACTGGATGTGGTGAAACTTCAGCAGCATCTTCACGGCAGAGCCAGAGGGGTTCATGTATGCAAGaagcatgtatgcatgtgtagCTGTTCAAGCTAAATGGTACCAAGAGCAAGCTCCTGCTTGTCTAAGGGCTGTAGATATGCACTTAAATGAGCTGTAGTTGCATCCAATAAAATATCCAGGGAGATGGGCAGGGCCGAGGGgtgaataaaaattaaatgggagagaaaagggCAGCAAACTGCTTAATGCACAATGCTTTTCTTACCATACTGGCTATAAGGGAAGTCAGGCTGCCCAGTGGGAGCTTTGCTCAAGTCCTGAGTTGGTGTGGTGGCGGGGGCAAAGCCAAGCGTTGCAGTTCCTGGAGTGTTGGGCGGAGGAGGAACCTGTGGAGCATACTGGTCTGCTTGGGGTGTGCCGAAACTGTAACCTGTTGGAAAGTAATAAGATCATTTCGCTGACTTCCTAGTGTCGCTTTTTTACAGATGGTATGCTGAGTACAAAAGGTCCTGGACCAGATGACCCTGGTTAAAGCCCAGTGTTGGTGTCATTGAGTAAAACACAAAATCTCTTCCATGTTCAGTCTTCAGTTGCAAAATCTAGTTGACCACGCCGTACCATCATACAAAAACCACTACTGGTCAAGATATTAATCCATTTCTCCACCAAATCTCTTCTTATTTTATGCTGTAAGAACACAAGTTGTACGTCCACGTCTTTTATAAATATCAGCTGCCAGATCAAATTGTGACCACTCTGCAAACACATTTGTGACGGATCATTTTGGGCTTCTTTCACACTGGTTTTAGCTTACTATGTCTGCTAACAGGTTTAACTGGTGGAAGGTAATAATTCCCCACAGGCTTTTTTAAGCAACATTTCATAAAAGGCTGAATATCTGTGAGTCATGCTGTCCATCTCTGATAAGGTGGAGGTTCCTCCCTGACGATAGCAACAGCAAAGCTGCCTGGAAAACCTGACATAgatttaattaacacattttacataGCCATTTtagtaaaaagaaaagttgatGATCTAAATGTAGTTTGTGAGGCTTTTGCACTCTGaagaaaaaagtttaaacatttttagttgttttttttaaatagaatttcGACACAGCTGATTATCTGTGACCTTAgtcaaaaatcaatatcagtattCAGAAACGCCTTATTCACAGGGTTACCTTTATACATGCTATATTACCTGTAAGCACTTCGTAGTGATGTTAAAACACCAACGTGTAATGAGCGAGTGTTTCAGTATTACTGACCAAACTGAGGTGCTGTGCTGTAGCCCTGCTGAGGGTAGCCCTGAGGTGCAGCGAAGCCGCCCGCCGGGGTCGTGACCAGGAATGCGTTGAAAGGTGACGGAGGCTGTGTGGGGGTTCCACGGCCTGCCGACAACGCAGGTCCATACCCGCCTGCTCCAACACAGAACAGATCTATTTtatagaaatgtttttacataaatatatgtacatgttTCATATAAATTAACAGGACTTGAATTAACAACAAAGGCAATAAGGCTAATTATGAAAAGAAGGCAGTGCCAGCACTGATGTACTGTATCTGAATTGCATCAATTTGAATTTGTCCTGGTCTTATTGAACAGCTGAATAACAGACAAAGTTGATAAATAAATGGTTCTGCAGAACACAATCTGAAGTATCTTCTGTGTGAGAACAGGGCCGACACTGCAGTGAGTATGCAGGTTGACCCGGAGGTGGTGATATGAAACTGAGCCTGACCAATAGCAGGGGGGAGGCTGGAATCTATTCAAGGCAGCCATCTGTCTCAAGCAGCAAATTATCAGCAGCCTCAGCCATTATGAATCAGTGATAACACGTGCTGTTAACTGTCAGCAGCCTATTGGCCACACAAGAGTACAAGCTCATTTCTGTGACACAAGTGCTTCAAGATAAGCACTTGATCACATGGCAAAGACACAAAATCTATCTGTAATTTGATCAGTTCTCAGCTA contains:
- the dazap1 gene encoding DAZ-associated protein 1 isoform X14, whose amino-acid sequence is MNNNLVGDEVGKLFVGGLDWSTTQETLRNYFSQYGEVVDCVIMKDKTTNQSRGFGFVKFKDPNCVRTVLETKPHNLDGRNIDPKPCTPRGMQPEKTRTKEGWVEVKKAEPRDSKAPGQLGPGQWAPRGILSAANGWTTQPAQGWQQAYGPQGVWVSTTGQPIDLFCVGAGGYGPALSAGRGTPTQPPSPFNAFLVTTPAGGFAAPQGYPQQGYSTAPQFGYSFGTPQADQYAPQVPPPPNTPGTATLGFAPATTPTQDLSKAPTGQPDFPYSQYGLGNYPQDPSAYGPTRPSHSYGQDEQGGYSAAKGVRKERRFKGGHDARYGQDLTAFGHSFADPNQPTASYGAPTAQPTAAPQPAASAFGRGQNHNVQGFHPYRR
- the dazap1 gene encoding DAZ-associated protein 1 isoform X9, translating into MKDKTTNQSRGFGFVKFKDPNCVRTVLETKPHNLDGRNIDPKPCTPRGMQPEKTRTKEGWKGSKADSNKSKKIFVGGIPHNCGEPELRDYFNRFGVVTEVVMIYDAEKQRPRGFGFITFEAEQSVDQAVNMHFHDIMGKKVEVKKAEPRDSKAPGQLGPGQWAPRGILSAANGWTTQPAQGWQQAYGPQGVWVSTTGQPIDLFCVGAGGYGPALSAGRGTPTQPPSPFNAFLVTTPAGGFAAPQGYPQQGYSTAPQFGYSFGTPQADQYAPQVPPPPNTPGTATLGFAPATTPTQDLSKAPTGQPDFPYSQYGLGNYPQDPSAYGPTRPSHSYGQDEQGGYSAAKGVRKERRFKGGHDARYGQDLTAFGHSFADPNQPTASYGAPTAQPTAAPQPAASAFGRGQNHNVQGFHPYRR
- the dazap1 gene encoding DAZ-associated protein 1 isoform X8, encoding MNNNLVGDEVGKLFVGGLDWSTTQETLRNYFSQYGEVVDCVIMKDKTTNQSRGFGFVKFKDPNCVRTVLETKPHNLDGRNIDPKPCTPRGMQPEKTRTKEGWVTEVVMIYDAEKQRPRGFGFITFEAEQSVDQAVNMHFHDIMGKKVEVKKAEPRDSKAPGQLGPGQWAPRGILSAANGWTTQPAQGWQQAYGPQGVWVSTTGQPIDLFCVGAGGYGPALSAGRGTPTQPPSPFNAFLVTTPAGGFAAPQGYPQQGYSTAPQFGYSFGTPQADQYAPQVPPPPNTPGTATLGFAPATTPTQDLSKAPTGQPDFPYSQYGLGNYPQDPSAYGPTRPSHSYGQDEQGGYSAAKGVRKERRFKGGHDARYGQDLTAFGHSFADPNQPTASYGAPTAQPTAAPQPAASAFGRGQNHNVQGFHPYRR